From the Triticum urartu cultivar G1812 chromosome 4, Tu2.1, whole genome shotgun sequence genome, the window GTTTATTGAAGAGCACAACAGGCTATTGCGAATTGTAAATCCCGTAAGATCAGAAATGTAGTAGCTTGATGTATCAATTGTTTACTTTATATCTTTTTGATAAAATGAGGTGTACTCACAGAATTCCTGCCCCTACTGGAGCAACTGCCTTGAAAAACGACATGCCGGTTGTCGCTATACCATTTGCAGTGCCTCTCTGGTCTTGACGCTGGTATATATTGTATTTCAGAAAAAATGATAGTGTTGCAAAAAATTCATCTAATCGGAGCTAATATACATACCACTGCATTGTTCTGAAGAAGGCACATTCCACAAGTGATAGTTATCTGTATAAGTTTGGAAGAGAGGATTAGATACACCTTAATACAAGTAAGAGTATAATAAGGTGATCAGTTTTGTGGTAATTGGAATGGTAAAGTCTCCAACACTTTAATCTACTTATCATCCTTTAAGAATTGCAGTAAAGGAAGAGCGTCGGGATGCTTACCCCGAGAACACTTTTTGTCATGGCTGCAACATAAATTGCAAAAGACAGTTTTGTTCCAGACAGATATGTCATAAAAGGGAACGTAGCGAGTACAAGAATAGATAGAGACTGCAAGGCCATTGTCAACATAGGAGTTATGATCATGAAACAATTTTTTCATTAATTTCTAATCAAGGCACAATATGTTAAGTCAACTCACGGAAGCAATGCGCGATGAATTGAGTGGCCCGAGAAATTTATTAACCCAATGATAAATTATAAGCTGATATACAAGAAGGCTAGCACCTGCAGCAAAAGGAGAAACATAATTATTTCCCATATATGCACCCAAAATTCTTGTGCAGGTTGCATGAAAAGTACAAAATGTTCAAAATAACAAAGTCAAAGCAGAGGGATGCCATACCTGACACTGAAAGAACCTGGCCAATATCTCCAGATGAGAAGCTAAGGCCGCCATACTTTCTGTCACTCACAGCCCATATGGAAAGTATCTAGTATTGAAAGATGATTATAGTCATAATATTAGAGAATTCAAAATATTAAACATTTAGCAATGTAGTCAAAAAAGGTGATATGAGAAATTAACCGAGTAGCATCTGAGTGATCTACCCACGAAAAAACAGATTAAGATGGATTTGCAAGACATGTGACGGGCAAAAATTCAAGGGCAAAAATTCCAAAACAGCCAGATATTTTACCTCACTATATGCCGTTTCATGAAGACCAAACAGACAATATGATAGCATAGTTGACATCcatggccagttctgaagcaaaCTCTTCTTACGAGGCATATCCCAATGAGCCTGTTGCGATGGCAAGGCTTTGACTATTCTGATATCCTTTTCAGTAATCTTATGTTTATGTATAGTCTCCTGTTAACATTTGAGTAACCATATTAATGGAAACATTAGaagttttttttcttcaaaaaGGAGGATTACCCCGGCAATTGGGAACATTAGAAGATATCTAAACTTATTGAAACATACTTCTATGATGAAGTTGTATATAGCATAGGCAGGGTATTTTCGTATTAGCAATTTAATGTGCAAAAAACTAATGCCTATTTCCACAAAAACATATGCCTAGAATGAAGTTCAGAAGTGGCATGATAGTGCTTCTGTACATACCGGAAGCCATATACAACTTATTAGAACAACGGCAGCAAAGATTGACACAACGAGACAAGGTAACAGATATGGGAACCTGCAAATTCAATTAAAGCAATGAGTCATGAAGTAGTTCCAAGCAGAATGGAAAATGAAATATATCTTGTCCTTGAAGGATCTACCTCCCGAAAACTGACTCCTTGGAAAAGGTCTGTGGATATTTTTCAGCAGGCTGACAAAAGGAGGATAAAGAAATTAGGAAATGGAAGCAGCTCATCTCTTTATTTTTGTTGAACTAGCAATTGTACACGTGAATAACACGTTCAGcccaacataagtagcaaaaagAGTACTATGTGGGTTGATCCAAGAGTTGAAACTATTTTAGTTATATTATAATGTCAACTAAATTATAAGATTGTATAATGCTTCATTTCGATCACACAAGTATAATGGTCTATTAATTACCTGGGCAAGGTAACCACCAAGTCCTGGACCAATAACAACACCCAAACCCCACATGGTATTCACCTGTAATTTTTTTTTTCAAAGAACAATTAAAGAATATTACATTGCTCTAATCATTGCACCGAGAGGATTATGGTGCTCAAGAAAATTACAACTGAGATGCCAAGAGCTTGGTGTTCAGTTTGACAAACTTCAATGGCATAAGCCTACAATGGATAGTAAAGTTTATGTTATCACATACCCAACATATAGATCACAATTGTGAGGCCTAGATCTGCATGTTGAATGAAACTGCTACATGTCAAGTACCTTAATTGGTCCAAGTAATCCATTTAGAGAACCTAGAAGAAGTCTTGCAGCAATCGCCATCCAATATTTTGTACTTAGCCCGAAGAATATCTGAAGTATGACCCTGCAATATACAAGTGACACGGCTAAGTGACTACTGAATTATTATACACTTGCACACAAGAACTGCTGCTGAGTGGAATTAGAATCCATATCACACTTACACAGATAGCATTGAAAATGCAATTACAGGCTTTCGTCCGAGACGATCTGCGGCAATACCCCAAAATATCGAGGTAATGGCTCTTCCAATCATGTATGAAGCAGCTGCATTTGATAAGACCAATAAATGTGTCTAAATATGTGTGGCATGACACAACCTCTGAAAATTAATAGCTAAATGCTGATGAGTTATTTTTTAACAGAGCCGTACCAAGAAAACCAGCATAGGATCCAATATCTTCCTCTCTTTTAGCAATGTTGAAGTCTCTAACCTGTAGAAAGGAATACAGTAGGGAGATGAGGTGTTACTTGCATGAAGCAACTGAGGTCCTGAGATGTTGCGTTACTTCTATGAAGCAAAGTTGCGACCTTTATCTCCTATAGATAAATGAATAATTACCCATACTTTTTTGCAGTTCTTTTACGATTTTATTATGAAGAGTAAATTCAGTTTTTACCCCCTACTTTGGCATTTTTACGCTAGTTACCCCATTCAATATCTTTTCATTCCGATTACCCCATTTAGAGAAGTTTTGCCACTTTTTACCCCTTATAATTTTTTTTGGGAGCAATCTGCCAGGTAGGTCCCGGATATTAGGTACAACATGGTGTGCCACGGCGCGGTTCAGTTTGTTGGCACAATCAGAAATGAAAAATGCCCTGCTTAGTGCGACTAGTAAGATACTTCATCTCtctttgcaaaaaaaaaaaagatACTTCATGTCTGCTGTTTTCAGATGCCGCCAATGTCAGGATATGCAAAGTCAACATTTCGAAACCTTCTGGCTTATTATACAAACCTATTCAGATATGTGTTTTCTAAATGGAAGTGATATTATTCGATTTTTCAACAAAAGTTACTTTGAAATTACAGGGTGTGGAAGTGGTCTTCCTAGTGGCCAGCAGTTCAGTACTTCTACAAATAAAATGGAATATCAATGGCATAAAAATATAGTTCATGGATTTGTGTGTTAGCAGGTCAATGTCACAAAGTAATACTAGCATGTACTTCCTCGAGTAATTATTATTGCTTATCTTACTTATGTTTGTGCCAATAACGTTTCTCAACGGCACAGGTCCAGAACTATGCATGGATTCTGTGTGATTTGATTTAATTGTTGAGGTTAATTACTCACCATTCAAATAGCAGTTTAGAAATTGATCTGTCCTAAATCACCTGCTAGCTAGAGCGCTCTGGTAAAAATTAAAAGAAGTAAAATCTGGCAAAACTTTTACTAAATGAGGCAATCCAAATGAAAACTGTTACATGGGGTAACTAGCGTTAAAAAAAACAAAGTGGGGGCAAAAACTGCAATTCGCTCTATTATGAATTTAAAAGCAGAGCGGTTATTTGGTGTGGATTAATTTTTTACTGACCTGAAAAATGAGCAATTAAAGTAAATATATCCAAACTTAACTTTAATTCCGCTTCTTCATTAGCCTCGACTAGTAATCTTTTAAGATTCATAAAGTTTTCCTCACTAATGTACTATATTTTTCAGGGAAATACATACCATGAAATACATGAAGGGGTAGAGGCATGTGATTGGTAGAGCTGAAA encodes:
- the LOC125553502 gene encoding protein ZINC INDUCED FACILITATOR-LIKE 1-like, producing MSSLEEALLQKPPPSVVVCHHAAAACHHEGCPGCAMDRRKESLRGRIPYKELFFVAATTLAGSLPITCLYPFMYFMVRDFNIAKREEDIGSYAGFLAASYMIGRAITSIFWGIAADRLGRKPVIAFSMLSVVILQIFFGLSTKYWMAIAARLLLGSLNGLLGPIKAYAIEVCQTEHQALGISVVNTMWGLGVVIGPGLGGYLAQPAEKYPQTFSKESVFGRFPYLLPCLVVSIFAAVVLISCIWLPETIHKHKITEKDIRIVKALPSQQAHWDMPRKKSLLQNWPWMSTMLSYCLFGLHETAYSEILSIWAVSDRKYGGLSFSSGDIGQVLSVSGASLLVYQLIIYHWVNKFLGPLNSSRIASSLSILVLATFPFMTYLSGTKLSFAIYVAAMTKSVLGITITCGMCLLQNNAVRQDQRGTANGIATTGMSFFKAVAPVGAGILFSWAQKRHDATFFPGDQVVFLMLILVQLCGLISTFEPFLVLPPVEECR